The following is a genomic window from Stenotrophomonas maltophilia.
GTCGGAGGTTCTCTGGCTTTAGCAGCTCGGCATTGATTGCATCGACAGGGATGTTCTCCAGCGCACGCTTCGCCAAACGATTGGCAAGTGCATGAGGAAGAACTGCTCTCCACTCACCACGACTCTGCGCGAGCTGACGACGCATCAACTCAGCCTGAGCCCGATGCAGACCACGACGATCGAGGCCAACGATGGCACTTAGGACGCCAAGCTCATCATTGAACTCGGACGAGGAGACATTGAAGGAATAGACGAGCGATAGCGCTTCAGCGCATTCCAGAAGTTCATTGGACGCTCCTTTTCGTTGACTGAACAACCTATGGAAAAGGTCCTCGTCGGAGAAGTTTGTCAACGTCTCATCTGCATCTACCCGGCTGGCCAGCGCGATCGCGATGCGCGAATTGCCGCCGGAAAATTCGGCGATTTTGCCCGCGTTCAACTTCCCGATGTCTGGGTGCCGCCGCTGGATCAGCATCGAGACCGTCTCCTCGCTGCACGGCTCGAGGTGGATCACTTCGGTTTCCTCAGGACGATCGTCCGAGATGTCGTACTCGATTGTCAGAAGGCTGAGCATCGCGCTACTTGCGGAGACCTGCTTCTGCAACTGCCGATGCACGTCTGGCGGGCAGTTGTCCAGCACCAATTGAACCGCATGATCGTTAGCAACGATGTATGAAACTAGCTCGGATGCCGTCGGTGTCAAGTTCTCACCCAGGTCGGCGTAGATTGCGCTAGCTGGTGACAAGGCCTCCTCACCAACGTTCGCCTCAAACAGGGCCTGCGCGAATCGCGTCTTCCCCACTCCGGAGAGGCCGGTGATGCGCACCGCACTACCGCGGCGGCGCAACCGTTCTCGAGCTAGATGTATACCCTCAGAAACAGGCATAGGAGTCTTTGCGCTCGAGTTCGCGTCAATCACGCAGGGGTGGTCATCAACAAGGAATGCGTCGTTCTGGGCTGGGGGAGTAGCTGCCCACCTCCCGAAAGGCCTCCAGCCGGACAAGGGGCGGCCGAGGCGCGCACGAACCCACAGCGCAACGCTTGGATGCCGCCGTAGCCAAGTCGCCAATCGATCTCGACCATAAAAGTCAACGCGCAGAGACGCTTTTCCAGGAAGGGTCTCCGCGACCGCCTCCATCGCCCGCACTCGACTCGCCAACATGCTGTCTGAACAATCGTCCTTGCCACTAACGATAATGTAGGCACCATTTCGATCGGCAAGATCTGCAAGTACGAGCTTTGGGGTGCCACCCTCCAACATCTCGTCCCTGCATGCCGCCGCACCCATAGCATGCTTCTTGACCTGGAAACCGCAGATCCCACGAGGAACAAAGCCGTCGTTGGACGGCAAGTCCATAGCCTCAATACGGACATCCAAACCGCCATCAGGTGCCTCCTGCGCACCTCCCCACATAACGCTCTTCGGCCGACGCCCCTGCTGGATTACCTCCGCTTCGCAAAGACGGGCAACCAATTCACGCAGATCGCCAGCACTGAGCGCTGTGATATCTACAGCATCAAGTTCAAAAAATCTCATGATTCCCTTCCCGCAATGATCGGGGCACGCGCATCAAGGCATTAAAGACGGCGCAAAGCAATTTGTCGCCTAGGTCAGACTGCCCAGAATTCTAGGAGCCTGGAAACTGTGGAAGGAGAACCTCCTGCTCCAGCGTCCCCGGATGCGTTTCCACATGAATGGCCAAGTCATTCCACCCGATGGATCGACAAGTTCGAGATATTGCGCTAGACACCGATTCAGCCGTTGGCTTGAGAGCGTAACCGAGACCAATGAGCTCCCTGGGATCCATCAACCACGGCTTCAGGGTGAACCCCGCCTCGGCGGCAGATCCTGCGATGACGGCGCCAATTCTCATCCCCCCCTCATCCAAGTCGCCGAAATGAAACGCCTGAGTTGTCTGGCAAGGAAGTGATTTCAAGATCAGCATGTAGACCTGTCTCCAGGATGGGGACGGCATACCACCGGTATAGAGCAGCACGAGGCCGACTTGATCAGATGCAGCTTCAGCAAACTCATGGAATGTCTGTCGATTCTCTATGGTGAGAACACGCCAACTCAACACGGCTGGATTCGGCACGAATCCAGTGATGTGGGCAGGAGCGAAGCCGAGATATGGATGAACCACTCCCACCACCGTAGTCGACGTAACAACCGTAAGCGGACCTGAGATCAGTACGGGCAATGGTT
Proteins encoded in this region:
- a CDS encoding Wadjet anti-phage system protein JetD domain-containing protein, which codes for MSRGKDERIALRLTESSCPEFFSLRSIEDARAFRSELELAERSGAIEIKAKVMVQPPLDVAGVAVLNLAKLANFLGARLRRDSVSEARSMLDTHTGLFPVLTEVIERWSLGHKVRGQEATDASVAQILDAIRLISARRGVVRDELLRRVSAMMFGDSKRVEGIVKWIDLLWFNSIAPSGLDSSEVFSAIGLHKEPLPVLISGPLTVVTSTTVVGVVHPYLGFAPAHITGFVPNPAVLSWRVLTIENRQTFHEFAEAASDQVGLVLLYTGGMPSPSWRQVYMLILKSLPCQTTQAFHFGDLDEGGMRIGAVIAGSAAEAGFTLKPWLMDPRELIGLGYALKPTAESVSSAISRTCRSIGWNDLAIHVETHPGTLEQEVLLPQFPGS